One genomic region from Candidatus Caldarchaeum subterraneum encodes:
- a CDS encoding diphosphomevalonate decarboxylase: MKAKAVAHPMEGLVKYHGLKDWRLRIPYHDSISVNLKAFNTVTEVEFGDFEDSAMVDGVALEGRELERVKAVIDHVRKLAGIEAGFRMVSRNSMPKGSVKGLGFSSSAGAALAAAAYRAAGLDKMYGWDYRLVSRIARRLAGSACRSVVGWYARWFTGFSDETSYAVSFADEKDLDIRIVVVPLSLGFRTEDAHREAELSAFFEARVKAAQKRCDMLEQVIKDGDFTGFGQLVELDALELHGVTSTGPSRMILATKDSMRIVELVQDMRRENVECYFSMQTGPTVFINCLPEDSEYVATRVADAGYRCVVSEIGGPVKTE; the protein is encoded by the coding sequence ATGAAAGCGAAGGCTGTCGCACATCCTATGGAGGGCCTGGTCAAATACCATGGGTTAAAGGACTGGAGGCTGAGAATACCCTATCACGACAGTATTTCTGTCAACCTCAAAGCCTTCAACACCGTGACGGAAGTTGAGTTCGGCGATTTTGAGGACTCGGCGATGGTCGACGGGGTAGCTCTTGAGGGGCGGGAGCTGGAGAGGGTTAAGGCGGTCATCGACCATGTCAGAAAACTCGCAGGCATAGAAGCAGGGTTCAGAATGGTTTCCCGCAACTCGATGCCTAAGGGAAGCGTGAAAGGCCTAGGGTTTAGCTCATCGGCCGGAGCGGCTCTCGCGGCCGCCGCATACAGAGCCGCTGGGCTCGATAAGATGTATGGATGGGATTATAGGCTTGTTTCCCGGATTGCGAGGAGACTGGCTGGATCCGCCTGTAGAAGCGTGGTTGGATGGTATGCGAGATGGTTTACAGGATTCTCTGACGAAACCTCCTACGCCGTCTCATTCGCAGATGAAAAAGACCTCGACATCAGGATTGTGGTTGTGCCCCTGAGCCTCGGCTTCAGGACAGAGGATGCACACCGAGAAGCTGAGTTATCGGCATTTTTTGAGGCAAGGGTGAAAGCTGCTCAGAAGAGATGCGACATGCTGGAGCAGGTTATTAAAGACGGTGATTTTACAGGGTTTGGTCAACTTGTTGAGCTTGACGCGCTTGAGCTTCACGGCGTCACCTCGACAGGGCCCTCGAGGATGATTTTAGCAACCAAGGATAGCATGCGCATCGTTGAGCTCGTCCAGGACATGAGGAGAGAAAATGTCGAGTGCTATTTCTCCATGCAAACCGGGCCAACGGTCTTCATCAACTGCCTACCCGAAGACTCTGAATACGTCGCCACAAGGGTAGCGGATGCAGGCTACCGATGTGTAGTCTCAGAGATAGGTGGCCCTGTCAAGACAGAGTAG
- a CDS encoding 2-oxoglutarate ferredoxin oxidoreductase subunit beta, whose product MTTRLSIVSYRTPVHNDWCPGCGDFGILSSIQMALADLQIPPHRVAVFSGIGCSGKTPHYINAYGIHTLHGRVLPFALGAKLANPSLTVIAVGGDGDGLGIGAGHFVNTGRRNVDFTYVLFDNGVYGLTKGQASPTLPRGMKTKSLPKPNVNDAVNPIALAVVSGYTFVARGYAYDTRYLKELIKKGIQHEGSAFIDVLQPCPTYNDIMTKEWYGGEDRIVEGKPLPRIYKLEDTGYDGEVKSNDPEEVNSKKLQAIAKSFEWGDRIPVGVFYQNKFIPSYEERISANIKDYRTNYPSKQTIATSDGRTIVSLDEIFKEFLV is encoded by the coding sequence ATGACAACAAGGCTTTCGATTGTTTCTTACAGGACTCCAGTGCATAATGACTGGTGTCCGGGATGTGGAGACTTCGGAATACTCTCCTCTATACAGATGGCCTTAGCCGACCTTCAGATACCGCCTCACAGAGTAGCGGTTTTCTCGGGTATAGGATGCTCAGGTAAAACACCTCACTACATAAACGCATACGGAATACACACCCTTCACGGAAGAGTCCTGCCTTTCGCCTTGGGCGCCAAACTAGCCAACCCATCTCTTACGGTGATTGCTGTGGGCGGAGACGGTGACGGGCTCGGAATAGGAGCTGGACACTTCGTAAACACAGGTCGTCGAAACGTTGACTTCACCTATGTTTTGTTCGACAACGGCGTCTATGGACTGACCAAGGGCCAGGCATCTCCTACGCTGCCCCGCGGCATGAAGACCAAGTCTCTTCCGAAGCCAAACGTCAACGACGCCGTTAACCCAATAGCCTTGGCTGTGGTCAGCGGCTACACCTTCGTCGCCCGTGGATACGCCTATGACACACGTTATCTTAAGGAGCTGATAAAGAAAGGTATCCAGCACGAGGGCTCGGCTTTCATAGATGTTCTCCAGCCATGTCCCACATACAACGACATTATGACAAAGGAATGGTACGGAGGCGAGGATAGAATAGTTGAGGGCAAACCTCTTCCCAGAATCTATAAACTCGAGGACACAGGCTACGACGGCGAGGTCAAGTCAAACGACCCAGAAGAAGTAAACAGCAAGAAGCTCCAAGCAATTGCAAAGTCGTTTGAATGGGGTGACCGAATACCGGTGGGCGTCTTCTACCAGAACAAGTTTATCCCAAGCTATGAGGAACGCATATCCGCCAACATCAAAGACTACCGAACAAACTACCCATCAAAACAAACCATAGCCACATCCGACGGAAGAACAATAGTCTCCCTCGACGAAATATTCAAAGAGTTTCTCGTCTGA
- a CDS encoding serine hydroxymethyltransferase, with amino-acid sequence MAGCCVLDVVVSPLVAVREHERFRRRCVNLVASENVLSPAVRRALGSDMGSRYSLRPEFYGGTRYIQEVWRLAEELGRLVFGAEFCSVAPLSGHVALMMALYACVPRGGKIACVDPGFAGYPGLEIDKIPQVMGYSVIKLTEKELCIDVEEAVEMVSREKPDAVVLGASLILYPMPVRELAETVHNYGGVVVYDASHVLGLVAGGVFQQPLKEGADIMIGSTHKSFFGPQGGIILTNDTHLAKKIEENTFHKFVDNIHFNRVAALAVALDEIRRHGKMYATRVVDNARTLAESLEKAGLKPFRNRLGYTFSHQVYLPYSVDEAAHVCNVLEKNHIIADIGVRFGTCEVTRRGMGLRQMGQIAKLVSSALRGEDVKRDAVTLANRFKSIKYT; translated from the coding sequence ATGGCTGGTTGTTGTGTGTTGGATGTGGTTGTTTCACCGCTGGTTGCTGTGCGTGAACATGAGAGGTTTCGCAGGCGCTGTGTAAACCTAGTTGCTAGTGAGAATGTTCTCAGCCCTGCGGTGCGGAGAGCTCTCGGGTCAGACATGGGTTCGCGGTATTCGCTTAGGCCTGAGTTCTACGGCGGCACAAGGTATATTCAGGAGGTTTGGAGACTGGCTGAGGAGCTTGGTCGTCTGGTTTTTGGAGCGGAGTTCTGCAGCGTGGCTCCTCTCTCCGGTCACGTGGCTTTGATGATGGCTCTTTACGCATGTGTGCCTCGTGGAGGTAAAATCGCTTGTGTTGACCCGGGGTTCGCAGGCTACCCGGGCCTAGAAATTGACAAGATTCCACAAGTAATGGGCTATTCTGTTATCAAATTGACGGAGAAGGAGCTTTGCATCGATGTGGAAGAGGCTGTCGAAATGGTTTCGAGAGAGAAGCCTGATGCCGTGGTTCTGGGCGCGAGCCTGATTCTATACCCCATGCCCGTACGGGAACTGGCTGAAACAGTTCACAACTACGGAGGAGTTGTAGTCTACGATGCCTCGCATGTCCTCGGCCTCGTCGCCGGAGGAGTTTTCCAGCAGCCTCTCAAAGAGGGCGCGGACATCATGATCGGCTCAACACATAAAAGCTTCTTCGGCCCACAAGGCGGCATAATATTAACAAACGACACACATCTCGCCAAGAAGATTGAGGAAAACACTTTCCACAAATTCGTCGACAACATTCATTTCAACAGAGTGGCCGCGCTCGCCGTCGCCCTCGACGAGATACGTAGACACGGAAAAATGTATGCTACACGGGTTGTGGATAACGCGAGGACGTTGGCCGAGTCTCTTGAAAAAGCGGGGCTGAAGCCTTTCAGAAACAGGCTAGGCTACACCTTCAGCCACCAAGTCTATTTACCCTATTCGGTTGACGAGGCGGCCCATGTCTGCAACGTACTTGAGAAGAACCACATCATCGCAGACATCGGTGTAAGGTTTGGAACATGCGAGGTAACTAGAAGAGGGATGGGTTTGAGGCAGATGGGGCAGATAGCCAAGCTTGTATCCTCGGCTCTCAGGGGCGAGGATGTGAAGAGGGATGCTGTGACGCTGGCTAACCGGTTTAAATCCATCAAATACACATAA
- a CDS encoding membrane protease subunit, whose protein sequence is MDMSPSSNMLFVSIITPDLLLPLSLILLLLIIILSASIKVVTEYERAVIFRLGRLIGVKGPGVVVILPVIDRRRIIDLRLVTFDVPKQRIITKDNVTVDVDAIVYFRVTDPMMAVLKVKDYFTASALLAQTTLRDVIGQVELDDLLTRREELNKRIQQILDEATEPWGIKVTTVALRDVVIPEMMQRAIAKQAEAERERRSRIIAAEGELMAAEKMAQAADYYAQHPIALRLRELQTWSEIAREKNMIVVTESATKELGTILGLTSQKKE, encoded by the coding sequence ATGGACATGTCTCCATCGAGTAACATGTTATTTGTTTCAATAATCACTCCGGACCTGCTTCTCCCACTCTCCCTAATATTGCTGCTGCTGATCATCATATTGTCGGCTTCGATAAAGGTTGTGACAGAGTATGAGAGGGCGGTGATATTCAGGTTAGGACGTCTTATAGGTGTTAAGGGTCCCGGGGTGGTCGTGATTCTGCCAGTAATTGACAGGAGAAGAATTATCGACCTAAGGCTGGTTACCTTCGATGTCCCCAAGCAGCGGATTATAACAAAGGATAACGTCACTGTCGATGTCGACGCAATCGTATACTTCAGGGTCACGGACCCGATGATGGCTGTTTTGAAGGTGAAGGATTACTTCACAGCCTCTGCTCTTTTGGCGCAGACCACCTTGAGAGATGTGATTGGACAGGTTGAGCTGGATGATCTTTTGACACGACGGGAGGAGCTGAACAAGCGGATTCAGCAGATACTTGATGAGGCAACTGAGCCTTGGGGTATCAAGGTCACTACCGTGGCGCTGAGGGATGTAGTGATTCCGGAGATGATGCAGCGTGCCATCGCGAAGCAGGCGGAGGCTGAGAGGGAGAGAAGAAGCAGGATAATTGCTGCGGAGGGTGAGCTTATGGCGGCTGAGAAAATGGCTCAGGCGGCTGATTACTATGCACAGCACCCGATTGCGCTTAGGCTCAGGGAGCTGCAGACTTGGAGCGAAATCGCCCGCGAGAAAAACATGATTGTCGTAACCGAATCCGCCACGAAGGAACTCGGCACAATACTCGGATTAACCTCTCAGAAGAAAGAATGA
- a CDS encoding transcriptional regulator, AsnC family, with protein sequence MVDELDLKILNILFEDGRASFADIGRKLGVSENTVRFRFQKLVKTGVIRKVTVLVDHVKLGLKNSAALMLKIDPTKINRVLDELKQLREIANIYQLSGDFDAIAVAYGRDLDHIREIVEQIKKIPGIISVNTLVTLRVVKTDTRYGLV encoded by the coding sequence ATGGTCGATGAACTGGACCTTAAGATATTGAATATTCTTTTCGAGGATGGTAGAGCTTCTTTCGCCGACATCGGGCGCAAACTTGGTGTTAGCGAGAATACCGTCAGGTTTCGTTTTCAGAAGTTGGTGAAGACGGGTGTTATCCGGAAGGTTACCGTGCTGGTTGACCATGTTAAGCTGGGGCTGAAGAACTCCGCCGCTCTGATGCTCAAAATAGACCCCACAAAAATAAACCGTGTATTGGATGAGCTAAAACAGCTGCGCGAAATCGCGAACATCTACCAGCTTTCAGGAGACTTCGACGCCATAGCAGTTGCCTACGGCCGCGACCTCGACCACATACGGGAAATAGTGGAGCAGATAAAAAAAATCCCAGGCATTATCTCGGTCAACACATTGGTAACCCTTAGGGTCGTTAAAACAGACACACGCTACGGACTCGTCTAA
- a CDS encoding conserved hypothetical protein (holliday junction resolvase, archaea type): protein MPRKPADPTSPRYKSRLGYEGEYSLLRRFIEVEENGFYAVRTPGSGTGKMAKPDIIAVDKGELLAIEVKSSSKDYAAFSAEQVGRLLKFVERFMIVCPHCGGKIHPKPVAAVRFVGRGWEFIDLSKSEPGSGLFVRWRPDGR from the coding sequence ATGCCGCGGAAACCCGCCGACCCTACCTCGCCTAGGTACAAGTCACGCCTTGGGTACGAAGGTGAATATAGTTTGCTGAGACGGTTTATTGAAGTGGAGGAGAACGGGTTTTACGCCGTGAGGACACCTGGCAGTGGAACAGGTAAGATGGCTAAGCCCGATATTATAGCGGTCGATAAAGGAGAGCTTCTGGCTATTGAGGTGAAGAGCAGCAGCAAGGATTATGCCGCCTTCTCCGCCGAGCAGGTGGGGAGGCTGCTAAAATTTGTGGAAAGGTTTATGATTGTTTGTCCACACTGCGGGGGCAAGATACATCCCAAGCCTGTGGCGGCTGTTAGGTTTGTGGGAAGAGGCTGGGAGTTCATAGACCTAAGCAAGTCGGAGCCAGGTTCAGGTCTCTTCGTGAGGTGGCGACCTGATGGTCGATGA
- a CDS encoding modification methyltransferase yields the protein MGTTLLTCRELGINSIGLDVSPLFVFISVVKLRDYDVDELRRVRDEIFSVKFEKPEVNVSGFLRNLYPKPVLEDLFFFKNLVSQIPDAEVRDFFTLALMVAAEKSSYMMRDGAVIKIVKNKPRIPSLRKAYRITVNKMIEDVEKHPLTDASAKAMLGDARRMESVETESVDAVITSPPYLNKIEYTRCYWPEYEIFFPHISHTGLRSYLSMRPEDVELSSLEEEAPLVARLYFEDMEKVCGEVYRILRPGGAAVMVVGGGVFPDRVIQVDVAVSDIAERCGLFVERIVAVNKRVAAVDRVRKIGESRESIIYMKK from the coding sequence GTGGGCACAACCCTGCTAACCTGTCGAGAGCTTGGAATCAACTCAATCGGCCTTGATGTATCCCCCTTGTTTGTTTTCATATCAGTGGTCAAGCTTCGGGACTATGACGTAGATGAACTCCGGCGAGTTAGGGATGAAATTTTTTCCGTAAAGTTTGAGAAGCCGGAGGTGAATGTGTCAGGGTTTCTCCGAAATCTCTATCCCAAACCCGTGTTGGAAGACCTGTTTTTCTTCAAGAACCTCGTCTCCCAAATACCTGATGCGGAGGTGAGGGATTTTTTCACACTCGCCTTGATGGTCGCAGCCGAGAAATCATCTTACATGATGCGCGATGGAGCGGTGATAAAAATTGTCAAAAACAAGCCACGCATACCTTCCCTGAGAAAAGCCTACAGAATTACGGTTAACAAAATGATTGAGGATGTTGAGAAGCATCCCCTGACAGACGCGTCCGCCAAAGCCATGCTGGGAGACGCACGTCGTATGGAAAGCGTCGAGACCGAGTCTGTCGACGCTGTGATAACATCCCCTCCCTACCTGAACAAAATCGAGTACACACGCTGCTACTGGCCCGAGTATGAAATCTTTTTTCCGCATATTAGCCACACGGGTCTTAGGTCTTATCTATCTATGAGGCCTGAAGATGTTGAGTTGTCGTCTTTGGAGGAAGAGGCTCCTTTAGTCGCCAGGCTGTATTTTGAGGACATGGAGAAGGTGTGCGGAGAAGTTTACAGGATTTTGAGGCCCGGTGGAGCCGCTGTTATGGTGGTTGGGGGAGGTGTTTTCCCCGACAGAGTCATCCAGGTGGATGTCGCGGTGTCGGATATAGCTGAGCGATGTGGCCTATTTGTGGAGAGGATTGTCGCCGTTAACAAGCGGGTTGCAGCTGTTGACCGTGTGAGGAAAATAGGCGAGTCACGGGAGAGCATTATTTACATGAAGAAGTGA
- a CDS encoding glycosyl transferase family 2: MIELLAQSAAFAFIAAWLMIHYVREKSFNSTPALPRVDGKPGGKVSIILPVRNELAYIHDSVRTLLSLDYVEKEVIVVDDNSTDGTWEVVEKMAVEDLFVVRVVGDEEGWMGKCRACHIGYLHSRGEWLLFTDADTDFAPTVLKDAVQAAEAFGLDFLSLYPRFRFRSFLHRAAMPVLLTGFYLFGKPHLVHSGRSAFAFGSFMLFRRGAYEKIGGHTAVRDALLEDRALALHARSHGLRMGLFRALDRVTASWNDDSRSLWNGMLRIFMPLGIISPVKTLSVFITLTAICLLIPVLNMLTGSYLLLSTGYVVAGAVVGWEARRHAASFLNGLLWPIGVAAILAAAGTAFLKAWLNPTIRWRNRVYTVARGELHEKIIFTSSCK; this comes from the coding sequence GTGATAGAGCTTTTGGCACAGTCCGCCGCTTTCGCCTTTATCGCCGCATGGCTGATGATACATTATGTTCGTGAAAAATCGTTCAACTCAACGCCTGCGCTGCCGCGGGTTGATGGCAAACCTGGGGGAAAGGTGTCGATAATTTTGCCCGTTAGGAATGAGCTGGCCTACATTCATGATTCGGTTCGGACTTTGCTGAGTCTGGATTATGTTGAGAAGGAGGTTATAGTGGTTGATGATAATTCGACGGATGGTACGTGGGAGGTTGTCGAGAAAATGGCTGTGGAGGATTTGTTTGTTGTGCGGGTCGTGGGTGATGAGGAGGGGTGGATGGGTAAATGCCGCGCCTGCCACATAGGATATCTGCATTCTCGGGGCGAGTGGCTTCTTTTCACCGACGCCGACACCGATTTCGCTCCAACAGTTTTGAAAGATGCTGTACAAGCCGCTGAAGCTTTTGGACTTGATTTTCTCAGCCTCTACCCAAGGTTCAGGTTTAGAAGTTTTCTTCACAGAGCTGCTATGCCGGTTCTCTTGACAGGGTTCTATCTTTTCGGCAAGCCTCATCTTGTTCATAGCGGTAGGTCAGCTTTCGCCTTCGGGAGCTTCATGCTGTTTAGGAGAGGAGCTTATGAAAAAATCGGTGGCCATACAGCTGTTCGAGACGCTTTGCTGGAAGACAGAGCCTTGGCTCTACACGCTCGTAGCCATGGCCTCAGGATGGGTCTTTTCAGAGCGTTAGATAGAGTGACCGCTTCATGGAACGACGACTCCCGCTCACTCTGGAATGGTATGCTTAGGATATTCATGCCGCTGGGCATCATTAGCCCCGTGAAGACTCTCTCAGTCTTCATAACACTTACCGCCATATGTTTATTGATTCCCGTTTTGAATATGCTCACTGGTTCTTATCTGCTTCTCTCAACGGGATATGTTGTGGCTGGTGCTGTCGTGGGGTGGGAGGCTCGTCGCCACGCGGCGAGTTTTCTCAACGGTTTGCTGTGGCCGATTGGGGTAGCGGCTATCCTCGCCGCAGCAGGCACAGCTTTTTTGAAGGCTTGGCTTAACCCCACCATACGCTGGAGAAACCGTGTCTACACAGTGGCCAGAGGTGAGCTGCATGAAAAAATCATCTTCACTTCTTCATGTAAATAA
- a CDS encoding 2-oxoglutarate ferredoxin oxidoreductase subunit alpha — MASTKISWMIGGAQGTGVDSSANVFSRAAASYGLYVFGKREYYSNIKGEHSYFSVVISDGKVHSTMDEVHLLATFDSETVVRHAWEVVEGGGIIYDSLAVGEKITSIPTLEKPVLERIQMRLSKEGVGDTIGDVLEVARRNGVRLYPIPYMELLKKVGDKTGEKQLSALARMTNTLAVGASLTLLSIPLTHLETAFSQVFRAKASVVKSNVIAAEAAHEYVMNNFACDFPYRVEPKTKQKQLFISGTSAVALGKIAAGCRFQTYYPITPASDESVYLEDHMVFNLREEYPHVKEMEELDGHGSIVVVQTEDEISAVNMVSGAALAGARASTATSGPGFDLMVEGIGYAGMNEIPIVVTLYQRGGPSTGLPTRHEQGELLFSIFGGHGEFPRIVIASGDIEEAFYDVAKAFNYAERYQTPVIHILDKALANSTMTVDVFDLSKIVIDRGKLVTSWDNSLGEYKRFKFTEDGISYRTVLGVENGIFWNTGDEHDELGHITEEPSTRDRMMEKRMKKLEIADAEIPDSERVILYGDYDAPYLVLSWGSTKGAIIDAVDYLASEGLRFAFAQIKVLNPFPTRFLQNLIPQYKRTIVVEQNFTGQLATLIKARTGIHTDHLIVKYNGRPFSFSEVRDGLREAVIKGTPRIVKRSGG; from the coding sequence ATGGCATCCACTAAAATATCTTGGATGATAGGGGGAGCACAAGGTACCGGAGTCGACTCCTCCGCTAACGTGTTCTCCAGAGCCGCTGCATCATATGGGCTGTATGTTTTTGGAAAGAGGGAATATTATTCCAACATCAAGGGTGAGCACAGCTATTTCTCGGTGGTTATATCCGATGGGAAGGTTCACTCCACCATGGATGAGGTGCATCTACTCGCAACCTTCGACTCTGAGACTGTTGTTAGACATGCGTGGGAAGTTGTTGAAGGCGGTGGGATAATCTATGACTCTTTGGCTGTCGGGGAGAAGATAACATCCATACCTACGCTTGAGAAACCTGTGCTGGAGAGAATTCAGATGAGGCTTTCTAAGGAGGGTGTAGGGGATACAATTGGGGATGTTCTTGAAGTGGCACGTAGGAACGGGGTGAGACTTTATCCAATTCCCTACATGGAGCTTCTGAAAAAAGTCGGCGACAAGACTGGTGAGAAACAGCTGAGCGCGTTGGCGAGGATGACAAACACGCTTGCCGTAGGAGCCTCGTTGACCCTTCTCTCCATCCCGTTAACACATCTCGAGACAGCTTTTAGCCAAGTTTTCCGCGCCAAGGCCAGTGTCGTCAAATCCAACGTAATCGCAGCAGAGGCCGCCCACGAATACGTCATGAACAATTTCGCCTGCGACTTCCCATACAGGGTGGAGCCGAAAACAAAGCAGAAGCAGCTCTTCATCTCTGGAACTTCAGCCGTTGCACTGGGCAAAATAGCCGCAGGATGCCGTTTCCAAACCTACTACCCCATAACCCCCGCCAGCGACGAAAGTGTCTACCTGGAGGACCATATGGTCTTCAACCTTCGGGAAGAGTATCCGCATGTTAAGGAGATGGAGGAGCTCGACGGCCATGGGTCAATAGTTGTAGTACAGACCGAGGACGAGATATCGGCTGTGAACATGGTGTCTGGAGCGGCGCTAGCAGGAGCAAGGGCCTCGACAGCCACTTCAGGCCCAGGCTTTGACCTAATGGTCGAAGGCATAGGATATGCGGGGATGAACGAGATACCCATCGTTGTAACACTGTATCAACGTGGGGGGCCGAGCACAGGTCTGCCGACGCGGCATGAGCAGGGTGAGCTTCTCTTCTCAATTTTCGGTGGCCATGGAGAGTTTCCGCGGATAGTTATAGCGTCTGGCGATATTGAGGAGGCGTTCTACGACGTGGCTAAGGCGTTTAACTACGCAGAGAGATACCAGACACCTGTAATCCACATACTTGACAAGGCACTGGCCAACAGCACCATGACCGTAGACGTCTTCGATTTGAGCAAAATCGTAATAGACAGAGGAAAGCTAGTAACCTCCTGGGACAACTCCCTAGGAGAATACAAGCGGTTCAAATTCACGGAGGACGGCATTTCATACAGAACTGTATTGGGTGTGGAGAACGGGATTTTCTGGAACACAGGCGACGAGCATGACGAACTGGGCCACATAACCGAAGAGCCTTCGACGAGAGACAGGATGATGGAGAAACGTATGAAGAAGCTCGAAATAGCTGATGCTGAGATACCTGACAGCGAGCGCGTAATTCTTTACGGTGATTATGACGCCCCGTATCTGGTGCTGAGCTGGGGCTCTACCAAAGGCGCAATCATAGACGCGGTAGACTATCTGGCGTCCGAGGGCCTGCGCTTCGCATTCGCGCAAATAAAGGTCCTAAACCCGTTCCCGACAAGATTCCTCCAAAACCTCATACCTCAATACAAGCGGACAATCGTGGTGGAGCAAAACTTCACTGGACAACTCGCGACCCTAATCAAGGCGCGGACAGGGATTCACACAGACCATCTCATAGTCAAGTACAATGGACGGCCTTTCTCCTTTTCCGAGGTGCGAGACGGGTTGCGCGAGGCTGTGATAAAGGGTACACCCAGAATAGTTAAGAGGAGCGGGGGGTGA
- a CDS encoding small heat shock protein HSP20: MSSDSWFGRRRRRFSFFEEFDRMFEEMQREIMEEMRRMMEYVPKELVKETRTPEGIRRQYGPFIYGYSITIGPDGKPVIRQFGNVVPGALPRGVEVRPEREPLVDVFEEDQNVKVVAEIPGVRKEDIDLTVDEKMLTIKVDTEQRKYYKEVELPVEVSTTGVKATYNNGVLEVTLPKKQASKPRGEKIKIE, translated from the coding sequence ATGTCCAGCGACTCATGGTTTGGAAGAAGACGGAGAAGGTTCAGCTTCTTCGAGGAATTTGACCGCATGTTTGAGGAGATGCAAAGGGAGATTATGGAGGAGATGCGCCGCATGATGGAGTATGTCCCCAAAGAGCTTGTGAAGGAAACTAGAACACCCGAAGGCATTAGAAGACAATACGGCCCATTCATATACGGATACTCAATAACAATAGGCCCCGACGGTAAACCTGTCATCCGCCAGTTCGGCAACGTGGTGCCCGGTGCTCTGCCACGGGGAGTGGAGGTTCGGCCTGAGAGAGAGCCGCTTGTAGACGTTTTTGAGGAGGACCAGAACGTCAAAGTTGTAGCGGAGATACCGGGTGTTCGCAAAGAGGACATAGACCTTACAGTCGACGAGAAAATGCTTACAATCAAAGTGGACACAGAACAGAGAAAATACTACAAGGAGGTTGAACTGCCGGTAGAGGTGTCGACAACAGGTGTGAAAGCAACCTACAACAACGGCGTCCTCGAAGTCACTCTTCCCAAGAAACAGGCGTCCAAACCCCGCGGAGAAAAAATAAAAATCGAATAA
- a CDS encoding protease I, giving the protein MVEMKAVILVGPEFEDLELFYPLIRLREEGYAVEIVGPDRKAYRGKHGIEITADKSVEEAKPEEYSCLIIPGGWAPDRLRRDQRVVQFVKRFFETGKPVAAICHGPQLLISAKVLKGFKLTSASAIKDDVENAGGVYHDAPVVVDRNLITSRGPGDLHVFVKALIEMVKK; this is encoded by the coding sequence ATGGTTGAGATGAAAGCCGTTATTTTGGTTGGTCCCGAGTTCGAGGACTTGGAGCTGTTTTATCCCTTGATACGCTTGAGGGAGGAGGGCTATGCGGTAGAGATTGTGGGGCCCGATAGAAAAGCATACAGAGGTAAACACGGTATCGAGATAACAGCGGATAAATCAGTTGAGGAAGCTAAGCCTGAGGAATATAGCTGCCTCATAATACCGGGCGGCTGGGCACCCGATAGGCTTAGAAGAGACCAGAGGGTTGTGCAATTTGTTAAACGTTTCTTCGAGACTGGGAAACCGGTCGCCGCAATATGTCACGGCCCGCAGCTACTCATTTCGGCGAAGGTCCTCAAAGGATTCAAGCTAACTTCAGCCTCAGCCATCAAGGATGATGTGGAGAACGCTGGAGGAGTCTACCACGACGCGCCCGTAGTTGTGGACAGAAACCTGATAACATCAAGGGGGCCAGGCGACCTACATGTTTTCGTGAAAGCACTAATAGAGATGGTGAAAAAATGA